In Stomoxys calcitrans chromosome 2, idStoCalc2.1, whole genome shotgun sequence, the following proteins share a genomic window:
- the LOC106088878 gene encoding uncharacterized protein LOC106088878, translating to MAFISLLFAVLLLCVRPARLYANATASRYDAVVKRQKRFLVFEKGASITLQGNNAKSILPGVPRGLNVLFEYTVFYDLPTGLDLIKKKFAALESRFTTKAPDRPSTMRPPNLLHFPQMWSDGSTAQHRRYSKCKRKNFYELYEGYSAICLKRTKRVADMQRLTTSERLFYDVMEKWSLLHGFQPRNCFMRTLCEARHLLLPYGYSLLHDVIHIFLRCADH from the exons ATGGCATTCATCAGTCTTCTGTTCGCAGTGTTACTCCTCTGTGTGCGCCCTGCCCGTTTGTATGCCAATGCAACAGCAAGCCGCTATGACGCTGTTGTCAAGAGGCAGAAGCGCTTCCTGGTCTTTGAAAAGGGTGCATCCATCACA TTACAGGGCAATAATGCCAAATCTATTCTACCGGGTGTTCCTCGTGGATTGAATGTTCTATTCGAGTACACGGTATTCTACGATCTGCCAACTGGCTTAGATCTAATTAAGAAGAAGTTTGCAGCTCTCGAAAGCAGATTCACCACAAAGGCCCCTGATAGACCTAGCACCATGAGGCCACCAAATTTGCTGCATTTTCCCCAAATGTGGAGCGATGGCTCCACGGCACAGCACAGAAGATATTCAAAATGCAAAcggaaaaatttctatgaattgtATGAAGGATATTCGGCAATCTGCTTAAAGAGAACCAAACGAGTAGCAGATATGCAGCGGCTGACAACATCCGAACGATTATTTTATGATGTTATGGAAAAATGGTCGCTTTT GCATGGTTTCCAGCCTCGTAATTGTTTCATGAGAACCTTGTGTGAAGCTCGTCATTTGCTTCTACCCTACGGCTACTCGCTACTACATGATGTtattcatatatttctaaggtGTGCTGATCACTAA